One stretch of Natronobacterium gregoryi SP2 DNA includes these proteins:
- a CDS encoding PINc/VapC family ATPase — MNVVPDTSVVIDGRVSSTIEDGQFEGATISVPEAVVAELEAQANDGIETGWDGLEELQRLADLADDGAVDLEYVGERPSAIERGHASEGEIDALIRDLAEELEATFLTSDVVQAEVAEAKGLEVEHVSPEVRRVETLTVESYFDDVTMSVHLKTGTVPMAKRGELGDMHYQEIADEPLDEETMDEYAREVVDAAKESPDGFLELSEPGMKIVQFRDYRIAIGRPPFADGIEITAVRPIAQTDIEDYENAAELKERLLERQRGVLISGAPGAGKSTFAQAVARFISNHDYAVKTMEKPRDLQVGPDITQYTELGGEMAKTADALLMVRPDYTIYDEVRKTDDFEVFADMRLAGVGMIGVVHATRPIDALQRLVGRVELGMIPQVVDTVVYIEAGEVETVYDVRTEVKVPAGLTEEDLARPVIQVTNFETGEPEYEIYTFNRQVVTVPLKDEADGPGSESGVDRIAKQEIEREIRSVAHGYVDVDLKGQDRAVVYVEENDISSVIGKGGGRITDIENRLGIDIDVRTHDENPDYGSAAGGGGATSNGGASGQGGQMVTPEVTSRHIVIPVDGNHGETVEIQAGGDYLFTATVSRGGEIQVSRGSAIAEELEQAIDRKDPVTVVPSS; from the coding sequence ATGAACGTCGTGCCGGATACGAGCGTGGTCATCGACGGCCGCGTCTCGTCGACGATCGAAGACGGGCAGTTCGAGGGAGCGACGATATCGGTTCCCGAAGCCGTCGTCGCAGAACTCGAAGCGCAGGCAAACGACGGCATCGAGACCGGCTGGGACGGACTCGAGGAGCTCCAGCGACTCGCCGACCTCGCCGACGACGGCGCGGTCGACCTCGAGTACGTCGGCGAGCGGCCGAGCGCGATCGAGCGCGGACACGCCTCCGAGGGCGAGATCGACGCGCTCATTCGTGACCTCGCGGAGGAACTCGAGGCGACCTTCCTCACCAGTGACGTCGTCCAGGCGGAGGTCGCCGAGGCAAAGGGACTCGAAGTCGAGCACGTCTCTCCGGAAGTACGGAGAGTCGAGACACTCACCGTCGAGAGCTACTTCGACGACGTGACGATGAGCGTCCACCTCAAGACAGGCACCGTCCCGATGGCAAAACGGGGCGAACTCGGCGACATGCACTACCAGGAGATCGCCGACGAGCCACTCGACGAGGAGACGATGGACGAGTACGCACGCGAGGTCGTCGACGCAGCCAAAGAATCGCCCGACGGCTTCCTCGAACTCTCAGAGCCGGGGATGAAGATCGTCCAGTTCCGAGACTACCGGATCGCCATCGGTCGACCGCCGTTTGCCGACGGCATCGAGATCACGGCCGTCCGACCGATCGCCCAGACAGACATCGAAGACTACGAGAACGCCGCGGAGCTGAAAGAGCGACTGCTCGAGCGCCAGCGCGGCGTCCTCATCTCGGGTGCGCCCGGTGCCGGGAAGTCGACGTTCGCACAGGCAGTCGCCCGGTTCATCTCGAATCACGATTACGCGGTCAAGACGATGGAGAAACCGCGGGACCTGCAGGTCGGCCCGGACATCACCCAGTACACTGAACTCGGCGGCGAGATGGCGAAGACTGCAGACGCCTTGCTGATGGTGCGGCCGGACTACACGATCTACGACGAGGTTCGCAAGACCGACGACTTCGAGGTCTTCGCGGACATGCGACTGGCTGGCGTCGGCATGATCGGCGTCGTCCACGCGACCCGTCCGATCGACGCGCTCCAGCGACTCGTCGGCCGCGTCGAACTCGGGATGATCCCGCAGGTCGTCGACACCGTCGTCTACATCGAAGCCGGCGAAGTCGAGACCGTCTACGACGTCCGCACCGAGGTCAAAGTTCCCGCCGGACTCACCGAGGAGGACCTCGCACGCCCGGTCATCCAGGTCACCAACTTCGAGACAGGCGAACCCGAGTACGAGATCTACACGTTCAACCGCCAGGTCGTCACCGTCCCCCTCAAAGACGAGGCGGATGGTCCCGGCAGCGAGAGCGGCGTCGATCGCATCGCCAAACAGGAGATCGAACGCGAGATCCGATCGGTCGCACACGGCTACGTCGACGTCGACTTGAAAGGCCAGGATCGGGCCGTCGTCTACGTCGAAGAGAACGACATCTCGAGCGTCATCGGCAAGGGTGGCGGTCGAATCACCGACATCGAAAACCGGCTGGGCATCGACATCGACGTCCGCACGCACGACGAGAACCCAGACTACGGGTCAGCTGCCGGCGGCGGTGGTGCCACCAGCAACGGCGGCGCGAGCGGACAGGGCGGTCAGATGGTCACGCCCGAAGTCACCTCGAGACACATCGTCATTCCCGTCGACGGCAACCACGGCGAAACTGTCGAAATCCAGGCCGGCGGCGACTACCTCTTCACCGCGACGGTGAGTCGTGGCGGTGAGATTCAGGTTTCTCGCGGCAGTGCGATCGCAGAAGAACTCGAGCAGGCGATCGATCGCAAAGACCCGGTCACGGTCGTCCCGTCGTCGTAG
- a CDS encoding lanthionine synthetase LanC family protein encodes MERLAAPFFNNGIEDDRLWSVYRIEREALGRLDPPRITSRMGTTELFFDGVPIPGYASNPGFQRFTERVESLSAADRRRQVRFIREAFESRDSPTTRAQPAESDDDPDREATADGFEGRAAALVDRVYDAASTTFGDPYGWMATRTSDDTAGVHLVPARESLLAGRSGIALAAAAVYRATGTETYRERALETVRFEDDLASIETNLHGAAGAVSAAYALCVLSDLLEADHLQSRAVDLATSVPSLDGRDGTVGIETGVCGTTLALLSCYRRTGDTEIRELALEYGECVHTAFDADDARSDNGCNTQLGFRVTDGVGYTLVATGETLDKPWYVEEGTELLAGTWTTRHSASRSPSRPTLARCVAGQYNEELAVDPSTVVGGSADLWEYDHLRRGNFGRVERLVEAARAGDRSPAPASTIARRSLERASDGNGLVLPGHDPEFPNVTLHDGLSGIVYTILRVARPEELPCVLAFE; translated from the coding sequence ATGGAACGGCTCGCTGCGCCGTTTTTTAATAACGGTATCGAGGACGACCGGCTGTGGTCGGTGTATCGCATCGAGCGAGAGGCACTGGGACGTCTCGATCCGCCGCGAATCACGTCTCGAATGGGGACGACGGAACTCTTCTTCGATGGGGTACCGATCCCCGGATACGCGTCGAACCCCGGGTTTCAACGGTTCACCGAACGGGTGGAATCGCTGTCGGCCGCGGACCGGCGACGCCAGGTGCGTTTCATACGGGAGGCGTTCGAGTCCCGCGACAGTCCCACGACCCGAGCGCAGCCGGCCGAAAGCGACGACGACCCCGACCGCGAGGCGACGGCTGACGGCTTCGAGGGTCGTGCCGCGGCTCTCGTCGACCGGGTGTACGACGCCGCGTCGACCACATTCGGCGACCCCTACGGCTGGATGGCCACCCGGACTTCCGACGACACGGCGGGTGTCCACCTAGTGCCTGCCAGGGAGTCGCTTCTCGCAGGACGGTCGGGGATCGCCCTGGCCGCGGCGGCCGTCTACCGCGCCACCGGCACGGAGACTTACCGGGAACGGGCGCTCGAGACCGTTCGATTCGAGGACGACCTCGCGTCGATTGAAACGAACCTGCACGGCGCGGCGGGCGCTGTCTCGGCCGCCTACGCACTTTGCGTGCTATCGGACCTCCTCGAGGCGGACCACCTCCAGTCGCGGGCCGTCGACCTCGCGACGTCGGTTCCGTCGCTGGACGGACGCGACGGCACGGTTGGAATCGAAACCGGGGTGTGTGGCACCACGCTCGCGCTCCTTTCGTGTTACCGGCGAACAGGCGACACGGAGATTCGGGAACTCGCACTCGAGTACGGCGAATGCGTCCACACCGCGTTTGATGCCGACGATGCACGGTCGGACAACGGTTGCAACACGCAACTCGGCTTTCGCGTCACCGACGGCGTCGGGTACACGCTCGTCGCAACGGGTGAGACTCTCGACAAACCGTGGTACGTGGAGGAGGGGACGGAGTTGTTGGCCGGCACCTGGACGACGCGCCACTCAGCGAGTCGGTCTCCATCGCGACCGACGCTTGCCCGCTGTGTCGCCGGGCAGTACAACGAGGAACTGGCGGTCGATCCGTCAACAGTCGTCGGCGGGTCTGCGGACCTCTGGGAGTACGACCACCTCAGGCGCGGCAACTTCGGCCGGGTGGAACGCCTCGTCGAGGCGGCTAGGGCGGGCGACCGGTCGCCCGCGCCAGCGTCGACCATCGCCCGTCGGTCGCTCGAGCGCGCGTCCGACGGTAACGGACTCGTTCTCCCAGGACACGACCCAGAATTCCCTAACGTCACGCTCCACGACGGGCTTTCCGGCATCGTGTACACCATCCTCCGCGTCGCCCGTCCAGAAGAACTCCCCTGCGTCCTCGCCTTCGAGTGA
- a CDS encoding SHOCT domain-containing protein yields the protein MTESRLGAGIALFIGLVLSGAFLTAGMIESAAFSFVLAVSMAAFFVVLGKGASEQDATYSTSRSRSDSSRQEGELSDIREQYARGQLTDQEFEHRVEAILADDGLSRRQAGDTSRVTTNREPSREVDEDRETR from the coding sequence ATGACCGAGTCGAGACTGGGCGCAGGGATCGCACTCTTCATCGGGCTCGTGCTTTCGGGTGCGTTTCTGACGGCCGGGATGATCGAGAGCGCAGCGTTCAGCTTCGTCCTCGCCGTCTCAATGGCCGCGTTCTTCGTCGTCCTGGGCAAAGGAGCGAGCGAGCAGGACGCGACGTACTCGACCTCGCGGTCTCGATCGGACTCGTCCCGACAGGAGGGCGAACTGTCAGACATCCGAGAGCAGTACGCACGCGGTCAGCTGACCGACCAGGAGTTCGAACACCGAGTCGAGGCGATACTGGCGGACGACGGACTGTCTCGCCGTCAAGCCGGGGACACATCTCGGGTCACGACGAATCGAGAGCCGTCGCGGGAAGTCGACGAGGACCGCGAGACGCGATAA
- a CDS encoding Rid family detoxifying hydrolase, protein MKRTIETDEAPAAVGAYSQAATNDDVLFTAGQIPMTPDGDLLDDEPIAAQTEQALENLTAILEAEDASIDDVLKVTVFLEDIDDFDEMNETYGSYFDDEPPARSAVEVAALPKGVGVEVEAIATLG, encoded by the coding sequence ATGAAACGCACTATCGAAACCGACGAGGCCCCCGCGGCCGTCGGCGCGTACAGCCAGGCAGCGACGAACGACGATGTCCTGTTCACCGCCGGCCAGATCCCGATGACGCCCGACGGCGACCTGCTCGACGACGAGCCGATCGCCGCCCAGACCGAACAGGCCCTGGAGAACCTCACCGCCATCCTCGAGGCGGAAGACGCGAGCATCGACGACGTGCTCAAGGTGACCGTCTTCCTCGAGGACATCGACGATTTCGACGAGATGAACGAGACCTACGGAAGCTACTTCGACGACGAACCGCCGGCTCGTAGCGCTGTCGAGGTCGCCGCCCTTCCGAAAGGTGTCGGCGTCGAAGTCGAAGCGATCGCGACCCTCGGGTAA
- a CDS encoding RNA-guided endonuclease InsQ/TnpB family protein, producing MPDEYLRRTAVTRLVLTDEQQNLLEETISQWKTACNIGSRVGWKTDETRATVLQDKVYDELRERTDLGSQHAILAVRQAAAALDGVNEIEATDENYETSRPTFTSDTITYDPRTMTVFDDQTVSLATIDDRIRCDIGLPSDEEGYQFQYLRDDEWEITESTVSKRDEGYYLHIGFRKPKPTPRAEQMADDEDRTVLGVDLGIVNIATTSTAYFASGRELRHRHREFERVRSDLYETGTQSAYRTIRQMSGRGSRYVRDVLHRVANDVVEEATTYDCEYIVFENLKHIRERAPPVKQFHQWAHRQLVDMVEYKAKARGICVEFVPPENTSRRCPECGHTSRKNRRSQSDFECRQCGAIANADYVGAKNVGLRFVRRGLQSSRRTGDSQLALKSGTVTPNRGFSPYATG from the coding sequence GTGCCCGACGAGTACTTGCGGCGAACTGCGGTCACTCGGCTCGTACTCACCGACGAACAGCAGAATCTGCTCGAGGAAACGATTAGCCAGTGGAAGACTGCATGCAATATCGGGAGTCGCGTCGGCTGGAAAACCGACGAAACGCGAGCAACGGTTCTCCAGGATAAAGTGTACGACGAGCTCCGAGAACGCACTGATCTGGGGAGTCAACACGCAATACTCGCTGTTCGTCAGGCAGCCGCGGCACTCGACGGTGTTAATGAAATCGAAGCTACCGACGAGAACTACGAAACATCTCGCCCGACCTTCACCAGCGACACGATAACGTACGATCCAAGAACGATGACAGTGTTCGACGACCAAACAGTGTCGCTGGCTACCATCGATGATCGAATCCGATGTGATATCGGATTACCGTCGGACGAAGAGGGGTATCAGTTCCAGTACCTCCGAGACGATGAGTGGGAAATTACGGAATCTACGGTAAGCAAACGGGACGAAGGATACTACCTTCACATCGGGTTCCGAAAACCGAAACCGACCCCACGAGCAGAGCAAATGGCCGACGACGAGGACAGGACAGTTCTCGGCGTCGATCTCGGAATCGTCAACATCGCAACGACGAGTACAGCCTATTTCGCATCGGGTCGAGAGCTTCGACATCGCCACCGCGAGTTCGAACGCGTTCGTTCGGATCTCTACGAAACCGGAACCCAGTCTGCGTACCGGACGATACGACAGATGAGCGGCCGTGGATCACGGTACGTAAGGGACGTGTTACATCGGGTTGCTAACGACGTCGTCGAAGAGGCGACAACGTACGACTGCGAGTACATTGTCTTCGAGAATTTGAAACACATCCGGGAACGCGCGCCGCCGGTAAAACAATTCCATCAGTGGGCACACCGACAACTCGTCGATATGGTCGAATACAAAGCGAAGGCGAGAGGGATTTGCGTGGAATTCGTCCCACCTGAAAATACGAGCCGTCGATGTCCCGAATGTGGACATACCAGTCGAAAGAACAGGAGGTCCCAGTCCGATTTCGAGTGTAGACAGTGTGGGGCCATAGCAAATGCAGATTACGTCGGTGCCAAAAACGTCGGACTACGGTTCGTCCGGCGTGGCCTACAGTCGTCACGCCGGACGGGTGACAGTCAACTCGCCCTGAAGTCAGGAACGGTGACACCGAATCGGGGGTTCTCCCCGTACGCTACCGGATAG
- a CDS encoding SOS response-associated peptidase encodes MCGRYTLTIESDDLEDRFDVTLEEAFAPRYNAAPGQGLPVITDAEPDTVQRFEWGLVPSWADDDTGGSINARAETIDEKPSFREAYESRRCLVPADGFYEWVETENGKQPYRVSFEDDRPFAMAGLWERWEPDEETTQTGLEAFGGGSADAERDDGPLETFTIVTTEPNDLVGGLHHRMAVILEPGTEQEWLTGDDPKALLESYPADEMRADPVSTAVNDPSTDEPSLLEPVDS; translated from the coding sequence ATGTGCGGCCGGTACACCCTCACCATCGAGTCCGACGACCTCGAGGACCGATTCGACGTAACTCTCGAGGAAGCGTTCGCACCGCGTTACAACGCCGCGCCCGGCCAGGGGCTGCCGGTCATCACCGACGCCGAACCGGACACGGTTCAGCGCTTCGAGTGGGGACTGGTTCCGTCGTGGGCCGACGACGACACTGGTGGGAGTATCAACGCGCGTGCGGAGACGATCGACGAGAAGCCGAGTTTTCGGGAGGCGTACGAATCTCGGCGGTGTCTCGTCCCGGCTGATGGCTTTTACGAGTGGGTCGAGACGGAGAACGGTAAGCAACCCTACAGAGTCTCCTTCGAGGACGACCGGCCGTTCGCGATGGCGGGCCTGTGGGAACGCTGGGAGCCCGACGAGGAGACGACTCAGACGGGACTCGAGGCCTTCGGGGGCGGGAGCGCGGACGCCGAGAGAGACGACGGCCCGCTCGAGACCTTCACGATCGTCACGACGGAGCCGAACGACCTGGTCGGGGGCCTCCACCACCGGATGGCGGTGATTCTCGAGCCTGGTACTGAACAGGAGTGGCTGACGGGGGACGATCCGAAAGCGTTGCTCGAGTCGTATCCGGCCGACGAGATGCGGGCGGACCCGGTCTCGACGGCGGTCAACGATCCGTCGACCGACGAGCCCTCGTTGCTCGAACCGGTCGACTCCTGA
- the thsB gene encoding thermosome subunit beta, which translates to MSQRMQQGQPMIVMSEDSQRVKDKDAQDYNISAARAVAEAVRSTLGPKGMDKMLVDSMGSVTITNDGVTILEEMDIDNPTAEMIVEVAETQEDEAGDGTTTAVAIAGELLKNAEDLLEQDIHPTAIIKGFHLASEQAREEIDDIAEDIDTSDEDLLRKTAETSMTGKGAEVNKEHLSQLIVDAVRAVTVENEEGQNVVDLEFLNIETQTGRSVDESDLLEGGIVDKDPVHDNMPVEAEDADILLLNDPIEVEETDVDTEVSVTDPDQLQKFLDREEEQLKEKVEQIADLGADVVFCQKGIDDLAQHYLAKEGILAVRRAKKSDLEFLSEVVDAAIVSDLGSADADDLGYGDVTRDEDDGLFYVEGEDAHGVTLLLRGSTDHVVDELERGVNDALDVVAQTVSDGRVLAGGGAIEVELASRLRDYADSVSGREQLAVEAFADSLELVPRVLAENAGLDSIDTLVDLRAAHEDGDVEAGLNVFTSDVEDTFEAGVVEPAHAKEQAVSSASEAANLVLKIDDIISAGDLSTDKGDDEEGGAPGGGMGGMGGGMGGMM; encoded by the coding sequence ATGAGCCAGCGAATGCAGCAGGGTCAGCCGATGATCGTAATGAGCGAGGATTCCCAGCGCGTCAAGGACAAGGACGCGCAGGACTACAACATCTCCGCAGCGCGAGCGGTCGCCGAGGCCGTCCGCTCGACGCTCGGCCCGAAAGGGATGGACAAGATGCTCGTCGACTCGATGGGATCGGTGACGATCACCAACGACGGCGTCACCATCCTCGAGGAGATGGACATCGACAACCCGACGGCCGAGATGATCGTCGAGGTCGCCGAAACCCAGGAAGACGAAGCTGGTGACGGCACCACGACGGCCGTCGCGATTGCCGGCGAACTCCTCAAGAACGCCGAGGACCTCTTGGAGCAGGACATCCACCCGACGGCGATCATCAAGGGCTTCCACCTCGCCTCCGAGCAGGCCCGTGAAGAGATCGACGACATCGCAGAGGACATCGACACCAGCGACGAAGACCTCCTGCGCAAAACTGCTGAGACCTCGATGACCGGCAAGGGCGCCGAGGTCAACAAAGAGCACCTCTCGCAGCTGATCGTCGACGCCGTCCGCGCCGTCACCGTCGAGAACGAGGAAGGCCAGAACGTCGTCGACCTCGAGTTCCTCAACATCGAGACCCAGACCGGCCGCAGCGTCGACGAGTCCGACCTCCTCGAAGGCGGCATCGTGGACAAAGACCCCGTCCACGACAACATGCCCGTCGAGGCCGAGGACGCCGACATTCTGCTGTTGAACGACCCGATCGAGGTCGAAGAGACCGACGTCGACACCGAAGTTTCGGTCACCGACCCCGACCAGCTCCAGAAGTTCCTCGACCGCGAGGAAGAACAGCTCAAGGAGAAAGTCGAGCAGATCGCCGACCTCGGTGCTGACGTCGTCTTCTGCCAGAAGGGCATCGACGACCTCGCCCAGCACTACCTCGCCAAGGAAGGCATCCTCGCCGTCCGCCGCGCCAAGAAGTCCGACCTCGAGTTCCTCTCGGAGGTCGTCGACGCGGCGATCGTCTCCGACCTCGGCAGCGCCGACGCCGACGACCTCGGTTACGGCGACGTCACACGCGACGAGGACGACGGGCTGTTCTACGTCGAGGGCGAGGACGCCCACGGCGTCACCCTCCTGCTGCGTGGCTCGACCGACCACGTCGTCGACGAACTCGAGCGTGGCGTCAACGACGCACTCGACGTCGTCGCCCAGACCGTCTCCGACGGTCGGGTCCTCGCAGGCGGCGGCGCAATCGAAGTCGAACTCGCCAGCCGCCTCCGTGACTATGCTGACTCCGTCTCCGGCCGCGAGCAGTTGGCCGTCGAGGCCTTCGCCGACTCGCTCGAGCTCGTCCCGCGCGTGCTCGCCGAGAACGCGGGTCTGGACTCTATCGACACGCTCGTCGACCTCCGTGCGGCTCACGAGGACGGCGATGTCGAGGCCGGCCTGAACGTCTTCACGAGCGACGTAGAAGACACCTTCGAGGCTGGCGTCGTCGAGCCGGCTCACGCCAAGGAACAGGCCGTCTCCTCCGCTTCCGAGGCCGCCAACCTCGTGTTGAAGATCGACGACATCATCTCCGCCGGCGACCTGTCGACCGACAAGGGCGACGACGAAGAAGGCGGCGCGCCCGGCGGCGGCATGGGCGGCATGGGCGGCGGCATGGGCGGCATGATGTAA
- a CDS encoding pyridoxal-phosphate dependent enzyme: MTNTDVGITDDEGSTMTLGEGRTPLIPSTHDENLYYKHEGLNPSGSFKDRGTALTVSKALEEGIEKLHVCSSGNAALSLAVYTRRAGLECVCHVPEQTSESKKQLMEALGATLVEYDGVYEDIFHELREKDLDGWNVTPGVSNTSLEAYERIAAEILAQVVPEQVIVPCGNGTNLAGIWRGFEKHGESPAMVGVQMKGAAPIKKALEEEKSHAVVEDPGESLAEGIIASESFNCAEATDAITASDGRLEVITETELEAGLRELVREGILPEPTSAAVKPVADRYDGVTVAVVTGSGLKNYTELRELC, from the coding sequence ATGACGAACACGGATGTCGGAATCACAGACGACGAGGGGTCGACGATGACTCTCGGTGAAGGCCGGACGCCGCTGATACCGAGCACGCACGACGAGAACCTGTACTACAAACACGAGGGGCTCAACCCCTCCGGGAGTTTCAAAGACCGCGGCACCGCCCTGACGGTGTCGAAAGCACTCGAGGAAGGGATCGAAAAGCTCCACGTCTGCTCGTCTGGCAACGCCGCTCTCTCGCTGGCGGTCTACACGCGGCGAGCGGGGCTCGAGTGCGTTTGCCACGTCCCCGAACAGACTTCGGAGAGCAAAAAGCAGTTGATGGAGGCGCTCGGGGCGACGCTCGTGGAGTACGACGGCGTCTACGAGGACATCTTTCACGAACTTCGGGAGAAAGACCTAGATGGGTGGAACGTCACTCCCGGCGTTTCGAATACATCCCTCGAAGCCTACGAACGCATCGCGGCCGAGATACTGGCCCAGGTCGTCCCCGAACAGGTCATCGTTCCCTGTGGCAACGGGACGAACCTGGCAGGGATCTGGCGTGGCTTCGAGAAACACGGCGAATCGCCGGCGATGGTCGGCGTCCAGATGAAGGGGGCCGCACCGATAAAGAAGGCACTCGAGGAGGAGAAATCCCACGCTGTCGTCGAGGACCCTGGTGAGAGTTTGGCGGAGGGGATCATCGCCTCCGAGTCGTTCAACTGCGCGGAGGCCACGGACGCGATAACGGCGTCCGACGGACGGCTCGAGGTAATCACTGAAACCGAACTCGAGGCCGGACTCAGAGAGTTGGTTCGGGAGGGAATCTTGCCGGAGCCGACGTCGGCCGCCGTCAAGCCGGTGGCAGACAGATACGACGGCGTCACCGTCGCGGTCGTCACCGGTTCCGGGCTCAAAAACTACACCGAGCTTAGAGAACTGTGTTGA
- the lrp gene encoding HTH-type transcriptional regulator Lrp has product MTYENLDAKLVNALLGDGRASLRSLAEELDVSVTTVSNHLSDLEDEGVIDGYTPRLDYDAVGYDVTAVIQLQVEGNALPEITETLREHRQMTSVYEVTGDYDVIAIGKFKDTDGMNDQIKALLTDPDIKASNTSVVLNAVSENEQFELDVDDT; this is encoded by the coding sequence ATGACGTACGAAAATCTCGACGCGAAACTAGTGAATGCACTCCTTGGCGACGGCCGTGCGAGTCTTCGCAGCCTTGCCGAAGAACTGGACGTTTCCGTTACGACTGTCTCGAACCATCTCTCGGATCTCGAAGACGAGGGTGTTATCGACGGATACACACCCCGGCTCGATTACGACGCAGTCGGCTACGACGTCACTGCGGTCATCCAACTACAGGTCGAAGGAAACGCTCTTCCCGAAATCACGGAAACACTGCGTGAGCACCGCCAAATGACCAGCGTCTACGAAGTCACGGGAGACTACGACGTGATCGCCATCGGGAAATTCAAAGACACCGACGGGATGAACGACCAGATCAAGGCGTTGCTGACCGACCCCGACATCAAAGCCTCGAACACGAGCGTCGTTCTCAACGCGGTCAGCGAGAACGAACAGTTCGAACTCGACGTCGACGACACGTAG
- a CDS encoding glutamine synthetase family protein encodes MTSGNISDAEQVVLDEIEKKDIDFLRLQFTDILGTVKNVSVPARQAEKAFTEGIYFDGSSIEGFVRIQESDMRLVPDPETFAMLPWRNREDGCSARMICDVYDTSSGEPFDGDPRYVLKRALERAHDMGYTVNAAPEPEFFLFEEDEDGRATTETNDAGGYFDLAPKDLASDVRRDIVYGLEEMGFEVEASHHEVAEGQHEINFTYDDALSTADNVATFRTVVRAIAAEHGYHATFMPKPIARIAGSGMHTHLSLFTEDGGNAFHDDSDEYDLSGTARSFLAGVLEHAPAITAVANPTVNSYKRLVPGYEAPVYVAWSDRNRSSLIRKPAARVPAASRIELRSPDPSCNPYLALAAMIQAGLDGIENDLECPDPIRENIYEFDEQTREAYGIDTLPSNLGDAIDALEDDDVVYDALGDHVAPKFVEAKRQEFEEYLVDVSQWELDRYLETF; translated from the coding sequence ATGACAAGCGGAAACATTAGCGACGCCGAGCAGGTAGTACTCGACGAAATCGAGAAGAAGGATATCGATTTCCTCCGTCTGCAGTTTACCGACATTCTCGGCACCGTCAAGAACGTCTCGGTCCCCGCTCGACAGGCCGAGAAAGCGTTCACAGAGGGAATCTACTTCGACGGCTCCTCTATCGAGGGGTTCGTCCGTATCCAGGAATCGGACATGCGTCTGGTTCCCGATCCGGAGACGTTCGCGATGCTTCCCTGGCGAAACCGCGAGGATGGCTGCTCCGCCAGAATGATCTGTGACGTCTACGACACTTCCTCGGGCGAACCGTTCGATGGTGACCCGCGTTACGTGCTCAAGCGTGCTCTCGAGCGTGCCCACGACATGGGCTACACTGTCAACGCCGCGCCAGAGCCCGAGTTCTTCCTCTTCGAGGAGGACGAAGACGGTCGTGCGACGACCGAAACCAACGACGCCGGCGGATACTTCGATCTCGCGCCAAAAGACCTCGCCTCGGACGTCCGCCGAGACATCGTCTACGGACTCGAGGAGATGGGTTTCGAGGTCGAGGCGAGCCATCACGAGGTCGCCGAGGGACAACACGAGATCAACTTCACCTACGACGACGCGCTCTCGACAGCCGACAACGTCGCGACCTTTCGCACCGTCGTCCGCGCCATCGCCGCCGAGCACGGCTATCACGCGACGTTCATGCCCAAGCCGATTGCGAGGATTGCTGGCTCGGGAATGCACACCCACCTCTCACTGTTTACGGAAGACGGCGGGAACGCTTTCCACGACGACAGCGACGAGTACGACCTCTCTGGGACTGCACGCTCGTTCCTCGCGGGCGTCCTGGAACACGCGCCAGCGATCACAGCCGTCGCGAACCCGACGGTCAACAGCTACAAGCGGCTGGTTCCAGGGTACGAAGCGCCGGTATACGTCGCCTGGTCCGACCGCAACCGCTCGTCACTGATCCGTAAACCTGCGGCCCGTGTCCCCGCAGCCAGCCGCATCGAACTGCGCTCGCCGGACCCCTCCTGTAACCCCTACCTCGCTCTCGCGGCCATGATCCAGGCCGGACTGGACGGTATCGAGAACGACCTCGAGTGTCCGGACCCGATCCGCGAGAACATCTACGAGTTCGACGAACAGACCCGCGAAGCGTACGGCATCGACACGCTCCCGTCCAATCTCGGCGACGCCATCGACGCCCTCGAAGACGACGACGTCGTCTACGACGCCTTGGGCGACCACGTCGCACCGAAGTTCGTCGAGGCCAAGCGCCAGGAGTTCGAAGAGTACCTCGTCGACGTCTCCCAGTGGGAGCTCGATCGGTACCTCGAGACGTTCTGA